The DNA sequence GGAGGTCGTCGGTCAGGAACCCCGCGGCGACCAGGACGCCGCCGGGCCGGAGGGAGGCGGCCACGCCGGCGGCGTGGCGGAGGAAAAACGAGGAGAAGATGTTCGCGGCGACGCCGTCGAATCCGGAGCCCTCGAGGCCTTCGATCGATCCCTCGCGCGCCTCGATCCCCTCCACGAGGCCGTTGGCCTCGAATCCCTCCCGCGCGACCTCGATCGAGGCGGGGTCGACGTCGACCGCGAGCACGCGCGCCGCGCCGCACAGCTTCGCGATCATCGCGAGGATGCCGCTGCCGGTGCCCAGGTCGAGCCAGAAACTCCCCGGCCGCACGAGGCGCTCCAGGCTCGCCGCGCACTGGCGCGTCGTCGCGTGTTCGCCGGTTCCGAAGGCCATCCCCGGGACCACGCGCACGATGCGGCGCGTCGTGGCTTGCGGCCAGGTGTCCCCCGGGACGACGACGAAGCGCTC is a window from the Candidatus Polarisedimenticolaceae bacterium genome containing:
- a CDS encoding 50S ribosomal protein L11 methyltransferase, encoding MNPRWGVIVAEVPDALADELAYVLGRDGLGVELEPAAAATTRLKVYWAQALSRPLPVDAAAEALRAFGLDPAACALRSEAVEDGRWVERYQATLKPLPLGERFVVVPGDTWPQATTRRIVRVVPGMAFGTGEHATTRQCAASLERLVRPGSFWLDLGTGSGILAMIAKLCGAARVLAVDVDPASIEVAREGFEANGLVEGIEAREGSIEGLEGSGFDGVAANIFSSFFLRHAAGVAASLRPGGVLVAAGFLTDDLPEIREAFADAGLRVRATGAEGPWALVEAERV